In bacterium, one DNA window encodes the following:
- a CDS encoding DUF503 domain-containing protein translates to MFVGAARVELHVHGSQSLKQKRGVVKSILQRVRNRFNVSVAEVGGQDTWQIAVIGLTTAANEGLVARQRLEKAVDFIEGLHLAEVTSQEIEIL, encoded by the coding sequence ATGTTCGTCGGCGCAGCTCGGGTGGAGCTCCACGTTCACGGGTCCCAGTCACTCAAACAGAAGCGCGGCGTCGTCAAATCGATTCTGCAGAGGGTGCGCAACCGTTTCAACGTGTCCGTCGCCGAGGTTGGCGGCCAGGACACCTGGCAAATCGCTGTGATCGGCTTGACCACAGCTGCGAACGAAGGGCTGGTCGCCCGCCAGCGCCTGGAGAAGGCCGTGGATTTCATCGAGGGCCTGCACCTGGCCGAGGTGACCTCTCAGGAGATCGAGATTCTTTGA